ATAACTACTACCATTAGAGTTACTATAATCTATCATTTCACCCTGGTATCTCCCTTTTGTACGTGCATTGTAATAAATATTATTAAGTACCAGACCCGTTCTGTTTGTGTGTTTTTTGCTAAACTTTTTATTAATGAATGTCGAAAAAGTGAACTTGCTTGTTGTGTTATTAATATCAAAGCTGTCTTGTAAAACAAGATTATCATTCATTCTTTTCAAATCCATTGAAAAGTTATTGGTAGATGCTACAATAGATGAATGAATATATGCCGAATTGCCAATTATTTTTTTGTATTTCAGCCCAACAACTCCAATGTTTGTCGTTAAATCGTATTGAACTCTATCCCAATTATATGTCCATGTAGTTGAATCATCAGTAACAGGTTCTGAATTCTTATCGTTTCCTCCTATCCCCCAAAATGATATTTCTCCGCCTTTTTTCATAGGAAAGTTAAACTTGAAACTAATATCCTGATATTCAGGAATTTGTTCTGAAGGAATAAAGCTTTTTATTAATCCAAAAGTTGAATATCTATAATTAACTAAATAAGATGCTTTTTTCCTTTTTTGAAAGGACCTTCAGCGGCAAAATCGATACCCATTACACCTGCTTGAAAAGCATACTCCCTTTCTTCATTATTTCCGTTACGTAGCTTAATATCAAAAACACCTGCAAGTGCATTACCATACTCGGCAGGAAATGCTCCTGTAAAAAAATCAGAATTTGCCAATAAGTGATTGCTAAATAAGGTAGTAAAACCTCCACCTGCAACATTTGCCCCTGCAAAATGGCTTGGATTAGGAATTTCCACACCTTCTAAAGTCCACAATACTCCTTTGGGTGAATTTCCCCGGATAATAATTGAATTATCCTGAACATTGCCAACAGCAACACCTGCAAAGGCCGAAGCCATCCGTGCAGGATCATCCATTCCACCAGCATAACGATGTGTTTCCTCTGCAGAAAAAGTTCTGGCACTTATTGTAGCCATCGAATTAATAGTTCCTGCTTTATTTTCATAAGCCTTAATGGTAACCTCATCTAGGGCAAAAGCTTTTTCTTGTAATTGAATTTTCAAAACTACTTCCTTACTTGCAGTTATCTGCATTTCGGAAACAGTATACGTTTCATAACCTAAATAATTTACTTGAATATTAAATCTGCCTAGAGGAACATTTTCAATATTAAAATTACCATCAATATCAGTAATGGTTGCTTTTAAGGGATTTGTATTAAGTACTATAATAGTTGCTCCTGCTAATGTTATTTGTGTTTCCTTATCGATGACTTGTCCTCTGATAGTCTGAGACAAACCATTTGTTTCTTGTGCGAAAGAATAATTCATGATAAGTACAAAACCAATCATAAATAGTAAAACTGTTTTTTTCATTGTATTGTTTTTTAAGCTTTTTATTTATTCTATTTAATTCAAAAAGAGATTATTTAAAGACAGATTAAAGGACAAGTTCATTTGTTAGAAGTTGCGTGAAATATTGGAACATATTTGTTGTTTATATGTGTGTCAGCAGTTGTAAGTATAGATGTGATCAACAATAAACTGATTAACACTATTTTACAATTAGCACCTTCTCATAAATCCTAACATTACCTGACAATATTTCAATACTGTAAAATCCGTTACTAAGTCCTGAAATATCAATTTGATTTGAGAAATTATTAATTTTTGTATTTAATACTTTTCTGCCTGAAACATCGAACAAGCTTATGTCTGAGTTTTCTAGCCTATCTACTTCAATGTTCAAAATATCCTGAGCAGGATTAGGAAATATCCTGAAAGCCATTTTCTGGCCCTCTTCTATTGCAATAGACTCTTTTTTGAAGCTAATATTGTCAATATTTATTGAGCCCCCCATATTAGATGTATAGGTGAACTTAACAATTGCCTCAGAAAAACCAGAGTATGAACTCAGATCAATTACTTTTTGATCCCATTCATCACTCTTTGGAGAAAAGAAACAATCCTGGATAGTCAAAGGATTCAGAATCGGATCTTTAGCAGTTGCCAGATCAGCTCCACCTTCTTTGAATATAGTTTCATAATTCTGTCCACAATCAGTAGAAATTGAGATCATCAATGTATCAGCAAAAAACACAGTATCTATAAAATAGGGTGGTGTGTATTTGTGGTAGTTGTATGCTAAATCAAAATATAGTTTAGGATTAGGAACTGATGTAAGATCCATAACAGGAGACATAAAACTTTCAGAATATCCATTTGTATAGAATAACAAAATGGTATTGAATGTGCCGATAGAGTATAAACCATCTTTTTTAACAACATCATCAAGGAACCATGAAAACAAACTTCCCGTTTCTTCAAATATCCATTTATCTGCCTCTCCTTCAAATCCTTCAATTAGAGGATATGAGTTTCCTTCCAAGGCAATTTCAATAGATTTTGATAGAATGTTATTTTCTATCATTGAATCTGAAAACAAATTGTTTATCATACCAATACTCAATTCTAACAAATGTGTTCCTGAATCCAAAGCCATTTGTGGCAGTTTGATTAAAGTATGCTCATAAAGGTCAAGGTTCCCAGTCCATGTGAATGTGCCAGTATTTCCATTTATATCATATTCGATTTCAAGCGATGTAACTACTTTGCTTCCAAGATTACGAACATAGCATTTAGGGAAAATGATAGGATCACATGAACGATCAATCATTTCAATTTCAAATAAATCTATATCATAGTCTTTAGTTGACGGATCTTCATAAAACTGTAGGCTAGGACTAATAAAATTGCTATTGGGTATTGTGTGTCCAAGTCCATTTACTTCAACAACCTTAACAATACCATCATTTTTCTTAAGCAGTTCATGAACTTTTTCAAAAGCAATAGCATAAAGAATATCCTCTCCTCCAATAGTGGTATAAATTGGTATATGAGAAGCATTTGCATAGTTAAAACCCAAGCTGACCATAGTATCATTAATGGCATCAGCCAATCCCTGAATTGCAGGTGTATTAAGGAGTAAACCTTTAAATTTTTCAGGAAAATCAAGGCCATATTTTAGCGCACTTCTGCCACCTAAAGAAAAGCCTTCAAGAATAATCTGATTTGTATCAATTGAATAATTCTGTTTGGCAAAACTGATACATTCGTCAATAATCAATTCATCACCTGAAGGTTGATAAAAGTCTTTATTTGCATCACTTCCTCCATCAGGGCATATAAATATTGTATTTGGGAAAATTGAAGGCCAGTTTAAGGAATTAATAAGTGCGTTCCGAAAATTAGTAGCATTATCACCCAAACCGTGCAAACAAACCATTAATTGGCAATTATTAGTAGAGTCGTAATTTGTTGGTACGTGACAAGCTAATGTCCTGCTTTGGTTCATAAAAGTGACGGTGGTATTAAAATTCCCTGTTTGCTGTGCGTTTGCTTTTGGGAATATAAAACAGAGAATAATGGTTACCATTAAGAATGCATTTGTTTTCATTACAATATATTTTTAACTTGTTTATTATTAATTCTGAGGCAAAACTAAATTGTAAAAAAAAGAGAATATTGGCTGGTTTGTGTATGGA
The Bacteroidota bacterium genome window above contains:
- a CDS encoding carboxypeptidase-like regulatory domain-containing protein, which translates into the protein MKKTVLLFMIGFVLIMNYSFAQETNGLSQTIRGQVIDKETQITLAGATIIVLNTNPLKATITDIDGNFNIENVPLGRFNIQVNYLGYETYTVSEMQITASKEVVLKIQLQEKAFALDEVTIKAYENKAGTINSMATISARTFSAEETHRYAGGMDDPARMASAFAGVAVGNVQDNSIIIRGNSPKGVLWTLEGVEIPNPSHFAGANVAGGGFTTLFSNHLLANSDFFTGAFPAEYGNALAGVFDIKLRNGNNEEREYAFQAGVMGIDFAAEGPFKKGKKHLI
- a CDS encoding T9SS type A sorting domain-containing protein gives rise to the protein MKTNAFLMVTIILCFIFPKANAQQTGNFNTTVTFMNQSRTLACHVPTNYDSTNNCQLMVCLHGLGDNATNFRNALINSLNWPSIFPNTIFICPDGGSDANKDFYQPSGDELIIDECISFAKQNYSIDTNQIILEGFSLGGRSALKYGLDFPEKFKGLLLNTPAIQGLADAINDTMVSLGFNYANASHIPIYTTIGGEDILYAIAFEKVHELLKKNDGIVKVVEVNGLGHTIPNSNFISPSLQFYEDPSTKDYDIDLFEIEMIDRSCDPIIFPKCYVRNLGSKVVTSLEIEYDINGNTGTFTWTGNLDLYEHTLIKLPQMALDSGTHLLELSIGMINNLFSDSMIENNILSKSIEIALEGNSYPLIEGFEGEADKWIFEETGSLFSWFLDDVVKKDGLYSIGTFNTILLFYTNGYSESFMSPVMDLTSVPNPKLYFDLAYNYHKYTPPYFIDTVFFADTLMISISTDCGQNYETIFKEGGADLATAKDPILNPLTIQDCFFSPKSDEWDQKVIDLSSYSGFSEAIVKFTYTSNMGGSINIDNISFKKESIAIEEGQKMAFRIFPNPAQDILNIEVDRLENSDISLFDVSGRKVLNTKINNFSNQIDISGLSNGFYSIEILSGNVRIYEKVLIVK